The Actinobacillus equuli genome includes a window with the following:
- a CDS encoding cation:proton antiporter, with protein sequence MGIYAYICFLSALSILLGFITSKISAKVQSTIAITAAAMVCSLLVWVLGSLGWFNIDTIAKEVMEQIDFKSFLLNGILGFLLFAGSLGVKLPILKDQKWEITTFALFSTLASTFFIASLIWGIAHLIGLPIDFIYCVVFGSLISPTDPIAVLAIIKNLRAPKRLSMQVEGESLFNDGVGLVIFVTVFAVAFGGQEATFSGIMGLFMHEAIGGILFGFVLGFIAHILISSTDDGSMEMLITLTIPTAGFMFASNILHVSGALAMVVSGIMIGNWTRRSGFSEQSQRYLDHFWEMIDHFLNSLLFFLIGFALLLVDFNIYGVILMIVAIPVCLAARYLSLWIPFKAMQQFRTYNPYTLKIMTWGGLRGGLALAMALAIPSKVAFAGEVDVKDLILVMTYAVVMFSILVQGSTVEPMIRKSKTVDPNREEYLQPSGHSSH encoded by the coding sequence ATGGGCATCTACGCATATATTTGCTTCCTCTCGGCGCTGTCTATTTTGCTCGGATTCATTACAAGTAAAATTAGCGCAAAAGTACAATCAACCATTGCGATTACGGCCGCAGCAATGGTTTGTTCATTGCTTGTTTGGGTTTTAGGCTCGTTAGGTTGGTTTAATATCGACACGATAGCCAAAGAAGTAATGGAACAAATCGACTTCAAAAGCTTTTTGCTTAACGGTATTCTCGGTTTCTTACTTTTTGCCGGCTCACTTGGAGTAAAACTGCCGATTTTAAAAGATCAAAAATGGGAAATTACCACCTTTGCCTTATTTTCTACGCTAGCCTCGACATTCTTCATTGCAAGTCTAATTTGGGGTATAGCTCATCTTATCGGCTTACCGATTGATTTTATTTATTGTGTTGTCTTCGGCTCACTGATTTCGCCAACCGACCCGATTGCGGTATTGGCAATCATCAAAAATTTACGCGCACCAAAGCGTTTATCAATGCAAGTAGAAGGCGAATCATTATTTAATGACGGTGTGGGTTTGGTTATTTTCGTTACCGTATTCGCTGTTGCTTTCGGCGGACAAGAAGCCACTTTCTCCGGTATTATGGGGCTGTTTATGCATGAAGCTATCGGGGGGATTTTATTCGGTTTCGTACTCGGTTTTATTGCACATATATTAATTTCCTCAACCGATGACGGCTCGATGGAGATGCTCATCACCCTCACAATTCCTACTGCCGGCTTTATGTTCGCAAGTAATATTTTGCACGTATCAGGCGCATTAGCGATGGTGGTTTCCGGTATTATGATTGGTAACTGGACACGTCGCTCCGGCTTTTCAGAACAAAGTCAACGTTATCTTGACCACTTCTGGGAAATGATCGACCACTTCCTTAACTCATTGCTGTTCTTTTTGATCGGTTTTGCATTGTTATTAGTCGATTTTAATATTTACGGCGTTATCTTAATGATTGTGGCCATTCCGGTTTGCTTAGCTGCACGTTATCTCAGTTTATGGATTCCGTTCAAAGCGATGCAGCAATTCCGTACCTATAACCCTTATACTTTAAAAATTATGACATGGGGCGGTTTACGCGGTGGGCTTGCGCTAGCAATGGCGCTAGCAATTCCAAGTAAAGTGGCATTTGCCGGCGAAGTAGATGTAAAAGATTTAATTCTGGTTATGACCTATGCGGTGGTAATGTTTTCAATTTTAGTGCAAGGTTCAACCGTAGAACCGATGATTCGTAAATCTAAAACGGTCGATCCGAACAGGGAAGAATATTTACAACCAAGCGGTCATTCTTCGCATTAA
- a CDS encoding DUF808 domain-containing protein has translation MAFSSLFTLLDDIAAVLDDVSVMTKVAAKKTAGVIGDDLALNANQVSGKNISPDRELPIVWSVAKGSLINKVILIPLALLLSIYLPQAILPLLMIGGAYLCFEGVEKLLHKFLHKKDEHHSTEEEQISEKDKIKGAVRTDFILSAEIIIIALGVLQESSTMIKILSLSSIGIGITVFVYGLVGLIVKLDDIGLWLMQKKSGLSQSIGKALLVIMPWFMKSLSVIGTIAMFLVGGGIFSHNIAEIHHFVEHLGIPAQFSSLVDFVVGIIIGSICCLIILPLMKLFSKKH, from the coding sequence ATGGCATTTAGCTCATTATTTACACTATTAGATGACATTGCTGCTGTGCTTGATGATGTATCAGTCATGACAAAAGTTGCGGCAAAGAAAACCGCCGGGGTAATTGGGGACGATTTAGCGCTGAACGCAAACCAAGTAAGCGGGAAAAATATTAGCCCGGATCGAGAATTACCGATTGTTTGGAGTGTGGCAAAAGGTTCACTGATTAATAAAGTTATTTTGATTCCGCTTGCACTACTTCTTTCTATCTATTTACCACAGGCAATTCTCCCGCTGTTAATGATTGGCGGTGCATACTTATGTTTTGAAGGTGTAGAGAAGTTATTACATAAATTCCTCCACAAAAAAGATGAACATCATTCTACTGAAGAAGAACAAATTTCAGAAAAAGATAAAATTAAAGGTGCGGTGCGTACCGATTTTATCTTATCGGCAGAAATTATTATCATCGCATTAGGTGTATTACAAGAATCTTCAACGATGATCAAAATTCTTTCTCTTTCAAGTATCGGGATCGGGATCACTGTTTTTGTATACGGTTTGGTTGGATTAATTGTAAAACTGGATGATATCGGTTTATGGTTAATGCAGAAGAAAAGCGGCTTATCGCAATCTATCGGTAAAGCTCTACTTGTGATTATGCCATGGTTTATGAAATCACTTTCAGTTATCGGTACGATTGCTATGTTCTTAGTTGGTGGCGGCATTTTCTCGCATAATATTGCCGAAATTCATCACTTCGTCGAACATTTAGGTATTCCGGCACAATTCTCAAGTCTCGTTGATTTTGTGGTAGGTATTATTATTGGCTCAATTTGCTGCCTCATTATTTTACCGCTAATGAAACTATTTAGTAAAAAGCACTAA
- the rpsO gene encoding 30S ribosomal protein S15 has product MSLSVEAKAKIVAEFGRDAKDTGSSEVQIALLTAQINHLQAHFAAHKKDHHGRRGLLRMVSRRRKLLDYLKRTDLAKYSETIARLGLRR; this is encoded by the coding sequence ATGTCTCTAAGCGTAGAAGCAAAAGCAAAAATCGTTGCTGAATTTGGTCGTGATGCAAAAGACACTGGTTCATCAGAAGTTCAAATCGCATTATTAACAGCTCAAATCAACCACTTACAAGCACACTTTGCTGCGCACAAAAAAGATCACCACGGTCGTCGCGGTTTATTACGTATGGTTTCACGTCGTCGTAAATTATTAGACTACTTAAAACGTACTGATCTTGCTAAATATTCAGAAACTATCGCACGTTTAGGTTTACGTCGCTAA